One window from the genome of Saimiri boliviensis isolate mSaiBol1 chromosome 2, mSaiBol1.pri, whole genome shotgun sequence encodes:
- the RBM23 gene encoding putative RNA-binding protein 23 isoform X4, translated as MASDDFDIVIEAMLEAPYKKEEDEQQRKEVKKNYPSNTTSSTSNSGNGTSGSSTIRETSKKKRSRSHSRSRDRKRSRSRDRDQHRRRNSQSRSRDRQHRHRSRSWDRRHSESRSRDHRREDRVRYRSPPLPTGHRYGHSKSPHFREKSPVREPIDNLSPEERDARTVFCMQLAARIRPRDLEDFFSAVGKVRDVRIISDRNSRRSKGIAYVEFCEIQSVPLAIGLTGQRLLGVPIIVQASQAEKNRLAAMANNLQKGTGGPMRLYVGSLHFNITEDMLRGIFEPFGKIDNIVLMKDSDTGRSKGYGFITFSDSECARRALEQLNGFELAGRPMRVGHVTERLDGGTDITFPDGDQELDLGSAGGRLQLMAKLAEGSGIQLPTTTAAAAAAAAQAATLQLNGAVPLGALNPAALTALSPALNLASQCFQLSSLFTPQTM; from the exons ATGGCATCCGATGACTTTGATATAGTGATTGAGGCCATGCTGGAAGCTCCCTATAAAAAAGAAGAG GATGAGCAACAAAGGAAAGAAGTCAAAAAGAATTATCCTAGCAATACCACCAGCAGCACCAGCAACAGTGGCAATGGGACCAGTGGAAGCAGCACCATCAGGGAGACAAGCAA GAAGAAGAGGAGTCGGAGCCATAGTAGAAGCAGGGATAGAAAGCGCAG TCGTAGTCGAGACCGGGATCAGCATAGACGGAGAAACAGTCAGAGTCGAAGTCGAGATCGGCAGCATCGTCACCGTAGCCGTAGCTGGGATCGTCGACATAGTGAGTCACGAAGTCGGGACCATCGTCGTGAGGATCGTGTGCGCTACAGGAGTCCTCCACTTCCCACTGG CCATAGGTATGGACACAGTAAGAGTCCTCATTTCAGAGAGAAGAGCCCAGTCAG GGAGCCAATTGATAATCTGAGTCCTGAGGAGCGTGATGCCCGCACCGTTTTCTGTATGCAGTTAGCTGCCCGCATTAGGCCTCGAGACCTGGAGGACTTTTTCTCTGCTGTAGGcaag GTTCGTGACGTACGTATCATCTCAGATCGGAACTCACGCCGTTCTAAGGGCATTGCCTATGTGGAATTCTGTGAAATCCAGTCTGTGCCACTGGCCATTGGGCTAACTGGACAACGGTTGCTGGGAGTGCCTATCATTGTACAGGCTTCACAG GCAGAGAAAAACCGACTGGCAGCCATGGCCAACAACCTGCAAAAGGGCACTGGTGGACCAATGCGCCTCTACGTGGGTTCCCTGCACTTCAATATCACTGAAGACATGCTCCGAGGCATCTTTGAACCCTTTGGTAAA ATTGATAATATTGTCCTGATGAAGGACTCAGATACAGGCCGCTCTAAAGGTTATGGTTTCATCACG TTCTCTGACTCTGAGTGTGCCCGGCGGGCCCTGGAACAGTTGAATGGCTTTGAGCTTGCTGGTCGACCTATGAGGGTTGGCCATGTGACTGAGCGACTGGATGGTGGCACAGACATCACTTTCCCTGATGGGGACCAGGAGCTGGATCTGGGATCAGCAGGTGGACGTTTGCAGCTTATGGCCAAACTGGCAGAAG GCTCTGGAATCCAACTGCCAActaccactgctgctgctgctgctgccgccgcccaAGCTGCTACCTTACAACTGAATGGAGCAGTTCCCTTGGGCGCCCTGAACCCAGCAGCTCTGACTG CTCTGAGTCCAGCCCTGAACCTTGCCTCCCAGTGCTTCCAGCTCTCCAGCCTCTTTACCCCTCAGACCATGTGA
- the RBM23 gene encoding putative RNA-binding protein 23 isoform X7, translating to MASSDAWQLSGLKKRSRSHSRSRDRKRSRSRDRDQHRRRNSQSRSRDRQHRHRSRSWDRRHSESRSRDHRREDRVRYRSPPLPTGHRYGHSKSPHFREKSPVREPIDNLSPEERDARTVFCMQLAARIRPRDLEDFFSAVGKVRDVRIISDRNSRRSKGIAYVEFCEIQSVPLAIGLTGQRLLGVPIIVQASQAEKNRLAAMANNLQKGTGGPMRLYVGSLHFNITEDMLRGIFEPFGKIDNIVLMKDSDTGRSKGYGFITFSDSECARRALEQLNGFELAGRPMRVGHVTERLDGGTDITFPDGDQELDLGSAGGRLQLMAKLAEGSGIQLPTTTAAAAAAAAQAATLQLNGAVPLGALNPAALTALSPALNLASQCFQLSSLFTPQTM from the exons ATGGCCTCTTCAGATGCCTGGCAGCTTTCAGGGCT GAAGAAGAGGAGTCGGAGCCATAGTAGAAGCAGGGATAGAAAGCGCAG TCGTAGTCGAGACCGGGATCAGCATAGACGGAGAAACAGTCAGAGTCGAAGTCGAGATCGGCAGCATCGTCACCGTAGCCGTAGCTGGGATCGTCGACATAGTGAGTCACGAAGTCGGGACCATCGTCGTGAGGATCGTGTGCGCTACAGGAGTCCTCCACTTCCCACTGG CCATAGGTATGGACACAGTAAGAGTCCTCATTTCAGAGAGAAGAGCCCAGTCAG GGAGCCAATTGATAATCTGAGTCCTGAGGAGCGTGATGCCCGCACCGTTTTCTGTATGCAGTTAGCTGCCCGCATTAGGCCTCGAGACCTGGAGGACTTTTTCTCTGCTGTAGGcaag GTTCGTGACGTACGTATCATCTCAGATCGGAACTCACGCCGTTCTAAGGGCATTGCCTATGTGGAATTCTGTGAAATCCAGTCTGTGCCACTGGCCATTGGGCTAACTGGACAACGGTTGCTGGGAGTGCCTATCATTGTACAGGCTTCACAG GCAGAGAAAAACCGACTGGCAGCCATGGCCAACAACCTGCAAAAGGGCACTGGTGGACCAATGCGCCTCTACGTGGGTTCCCTGCACTTCAATATCACTGAAGACATGCTCCGAGGCATCTTTGAACCCTTTGGTAAA ATTGATAATATTGTCCTGATGAAGGACTCAGATACAGGCCGCTCTAAAGGTTATGGTTTCATCACG TTCTCTGACTCTGAGTGTGCCCGGCGGGCCCTGGAACAGTTGAATGGCTTTGAGCTTGCTGGTCGACCTATGAGGGTTGGCCATGTGACTGAGCGACTGGATGGTGGCACAGACATCACTTTCCCTGATGGGGACCAGGAGCTGGATCTGGGATCAGCAGGTGGACGTTTGCAGCTTATGGCCAAACTGGCAGAAG GCTCTGGAATCCAACTGCCAActaccactgctgctgctgctgctgccgccgcccaAGCTGCTACCTTACAACTGAATGGAGCAGTTCCCTTGGGCGCCCTGAACCCAGCAGCTCTGACTG CTCTGAGTCCAGCCCTGAACCTTGCCTCCCAGTGCTTCCAGCTCTCCAGCCTCTTTACCCCTCAGACCAT GTAA
- the RBM23 gene encoding putative RNA-binding protein 23 isoform X1, which translates to MASDDFDIVIEAMLEAPYKKEEDEQQRKEVKKNYPSNTTSSTSNSGNGTSGSSTIRETSNVDLCISPRINMLHLNKTTREAGCGGSCLESKHFGRPRKKRSRSHSRSRDRKRSRSRDRDQHRRRNSQSRSRDRQHRHRSRSWDRRHSESRSRDHRREDRVRYRSPPLPTGHRYGHSKSPHFREKSPVREPIDNLSPEERDARTVFCMQLAARIRPRDLEDFFSAVGKVRDVRIISDRNSRRSKGIAYVEFCEIQSVPLAIGLTGQRLLGVPIIVQASQAEKNRLAAMANNLQKGTGGPMRLYVGSLHFNITEDMLRGIFEPFGKIDNIVLMKDSDTGRSKGYGFITFSDSECARRALEQLNGFELAGRPMRVGHVTERLDGGTDITFPDGDQELDLGSAGGRLQLMAKLAEGSGIQLPTTTAAAAAAAAQAATLQLNGAVPLGALNPAALTALSPALNLASQCFQLSSLFTPQTM; encoded by the exons ATGGCATCCGATGACTTTGATATAGTGATTGAGGCCATGCTGGAAGCTCCCTATAAAAAAGAAGAG GATGAGCAACAAAGGAAAGAAGTCAAAAAGAATTATCCTAGCAATACCACCAGCAGCACCAGCAACAGTGGCAATGGGACCAGTGGAAGCAGCACCATCAGGGAGACAAGCAA TGTAGATTTGTGTATCAGTCCTAGAATCAATATGCTTCATTTGAATAAAACAAcaagagaggctgggtgtggtggctcatgcctggaatccaagcactttgggaggccaag GAAGAAGAGGAGTCGGAGCCATAGTAGAAGCAGGGATAGAAAGCGCAG TCGTAGTCGAGACCGGGATCAGCATAGACGGAGAAACAGTCAGAGTCGAAGTCGAGATCGGCAGCATCGTCACCGTAGCCGTAGCTGGGATCGTCGACATAGTGAGTCACGAAGTCGGGACCATCGTCGTGAGGATCGTGTGCGCTACAGGAGTCCTCCACTTCCCACTGG CCATAGGTATGGACACAGTAAGAGTCCTCATTTCAGAGAGAAGAGCCCAGTCAG GGAGCCAATTGATAATCTGAGTCCTGAGGAGCGTGATGCCCGCACCGTTTTCTGTATGCAGTTAGCTGCCCGCATTAGGCCTCGAGACCTGGAGGACTTTTTCTCTGCTGTAGGcaag GTTCGTGACGTACGTATCATCTCAGATCGGAACTCACGCCGTTCTAAGGGCATTGCCTATGTGGAATTCTGTGAAATCCAGTCTGTGCCACTGGCCATTGGGCTAACTGGACAACGGTTGCTGGGAGTGCCTATCATTGTACAGGCTTCACAG GCAGAGAAAAACCGACTGGCAGCCATGGCCAACAACCTGCAAAAGGGCACTGGTGGACCAATGCGCCTCTACGTGGGTTCCCTGCACTTCAATATCACTGAAGACATGCTCCGAGGCATCTTTGAACCCTTTGGTAAA ATTGATAATATTGTCCTGATGAAGGACTCAGATACAGGCCGCTCTAAAGGTTATGGTTTCATCACG TTCTCTGACTCTGAGTGTGCCCGGCGGGCCCTGGAACAGTTGAATGGCTTTGAGCTTGCTGGTCGACCTATGAGGGTTGGCCATGTGACTGAGCGACTGGATGGTGGCACAGACATCACTTTCCCTGATGGGGACCAGGAGCTGGATCTGGGATCAGCAGGTGGACGTTTGCAGCTTATGGCCAAACTGGCAGAAG GCTCTGGAATCCAACTGCCAActaccactgctgctgctgctgctgccgccgcccaAGCTGCTACCTTACAACTGAATGGAGCAGTTCCCTTGGGCGCCCTGAACCCAGCAGCTCTGACTG CTCTGAGTCCAGCCCTGAACCTTGCCTCCCAGTGCTTCCAGCTCTCCAGCCTCTTTACCCCTCAGACCAT GTAA
- the RBM23 gene encoding putative RNA-binding protein 23 isoform X2 — protein sequence MASDDFDIVIEAMLEAPYKKEEDEQQRKEVKKNYPSNTTSSTSNSGNGTSGSSTIRETSNVDLCISPRINMLHLNKTTREAGCGGSCLESKHFGRPRKKRSRSHSRSRDRKRSRSRDRDQHRRRNSQSRSRDRQHRHRSRSWDRRHSESRSRDHRREDRVRYRSPPLPTGHRYGHSKSPHFREKSPVREPIDNLSPEERDARTVFCMQLAARIRPRDLEDFFSAVGKVRDVRIISDRNSRRSKGIAYVEFCEIQSVPLAIGLTGQRLLGVPIIVQASQAEKNRLAAMANNLQKGTGGPMRLYVGSLHFNITEDMLRGIFEPFGKIDNIVLMKDSDTGRSKGYGFITFSDSECARRALEQLNGFELAGRPMRVGHVTERLDGGTDITFPDGDQELDLGSAGGRLQLMAKLAEGSGIQLPTTTAAAAAAAAQAATLQLNGAVPLGALNPAALTALSPALNLASQCFQLSSLFTPQTM from the exons ATGGCATCCGATGACTTTGATATAGTGATTGAGGCCATGCTGGAAGCTCCCTATAAAAAAGAAGAG GATGAGCAACAAAGGAAAGAAGTCAAAAAGAATTATCCTAGCAATACCACCAGCAGCACCAGCAACAGTGGCAATGGGACCAGTGGAAGCAGCACCATCAGGGAGACAAGCAA TGTAGATTTGTGTATCAGTCCTAGAATCAATATGCTTCATTTGAATAAAACAAcaagagaggctgggtgtggtggctcatgcctggaatccaagcactttgggaggccaag GAAGAAGAGGAGTCGGAGCCATAGTAGAAGCAGGGATAGAAAGCGCAG TCGTAGTCGAGACCGGGATCAGCATAGACGGAGAAACAGTCAGAGTCGAAGTCGAGATCGGCAGCATCGTCACCGTAGCCGTAGCTGGGATCGTCGACATAGTGAGTCACGAAGTCGGGACCATCGTCGTGAGGATCGTGTGCGCTACAGGAGTCCTCCACTTCCCACTGG CCATAGGTATGGACACAGTAAGAGTCCTCATTTCAGAGAGAAGAGCCCAGTCAG GGAGCCAATTGATAATCTGAGTCCTGAGGAGCGTGATGCCCGCACCGTTTTCTGTATGCAGTTAGCTGCCCGCATTAGGCCTCGAGACCTGGAGGACTTTTTCTCTGCTGTAGGcaag GTTCGTGACGTACGTATCATCTCAGATCGGAACTCACGCCGTTCTAAGGGCATTGCCTATGTGGAATTCTGTGAAATCCAGTCTGTGCCACTGGCCATTGGGCTAACTGGACAACGGTTGCTGGGAGTGCCTATCATTGTACAGGCTTCACAG GCAGAGAAAAACCGACTGGCAGCCATGGCCAACAACCTGCAAAAGGGCACTGGTGGACCAATGCGCCTCTACGTGGGTTCCCTGCACTTCAATATCACTGAAGACATGCTCCGAGGCATCTTTGAACCCTTTGGTAAA ATTGATAATATTGTCCTGATGAAGGACTCAGATACAGGCCGCTCTAAAGGTTATGGTTTCATCACG TTCTCTGACTCTGAGTGTGCCCGGCGGGCCCTGGAACAGTTGAATGGCTTTGAGCTTGCTGGTCGACCTATGAGGGTTGGCCATGTGACTGAGCGACTGGATGGTGGCACAGACATCACTTTCCCTGATGGGGACCAGGAGCTGGATCTGGGATCAGCAGGTGGACGTTTGCAGCTTATGGCCAAACTGGCAGAAG GCTCTGGAATCCAACTGCCAActaccactgctgctgctgctgctgccgccgcccaAGCTGCTACCTTACAACTGAATGGAGCAGTTCCCTTGGGCGCCCTGAACCCAGCAGCTCTGACTG CTCTGAGTCCAGCCCTGAACCTTGCCTCCCAGTGCTTCCAGCTCTCCAGCCTCTTTACCCCTCAGACCATGTGA
- the RBM23 gene encoding putative RNA-binding protein 23 isoform X5 produces the protein MASDDFDIVIEAMLEAPYKKEEDEQQRKEVKKNYPSNTTSSTSNSGNGTSGSSTIRETSNRSRDRDQHRRRNSQSRSRDRQHRHRSRSWDRRHSESRSRDHRREDRVRYRSPPLPTGHRYGHSKSPHFREKSPVREPIDNLSPEERDARTVFCMQLAARIRPRDLEDFFSAVGKVRDVRIISDRNSRRSKGIAYVEFCEIQSVPLAIGLTGQRLLGVPIIVQASQAEKNRLAAMANNLQKGTGGPMRLYVGSLHFNITEDMLRGIFEPFGKIDNIVLMKDSDTGRSKGYGFITFSDSECARRALEQLNGFELAGRPMRVGHVTERLDGGTDITFPDGDQELDLGSAGGRLQLMAKLAEGSGIQLPTTTAAAAAAAAQAATLQLNGAVPLGALNPAALTALSPALNLASQCFQLSSLFTPQTM, from the exons ATGGCATCCGATGACTTTGATATAGTGATTGAGGCCATGCTGGAAGCTCCCTATAAAAAAGAAGAG GATGAGCAACAAAGGAAAGAAGTCAAAAAGAATTATCCTAGCAATACCACCAGCAGCACCAGCAACAGTGGCAATGGGACCAGTGGAAGCAGCACCATCAGGGAGACAAGCAA TCGTAGTCGAGACCGGGATCAGCATAGACGGAGAAACAGTCAGAGTCGAAGTCGAGATCGGCAGCATCGTCACCGTAGCCGTAGCTGGGATCGTCGACATAGTGAGTCACGAAGTCGGGACCATCGTCGTGAGGATCGTGTGCGCTACAGGAGTCCTCCACTTCCCACTGG CCATAGGTATGGACACAGTAAGAGTCCTCATTTCAGAGAGAAGAGCCCAGTCAG GGAGCCAATTGATAATCTGAGTCCTGAGGAGCGTGATGCCCGCACCGTTTTCTGTATGCAGTTAGCTGCCCGCATTAGGCCTCGAGACCTGGAGGACTTTTTCTCTGCTGTAGGcaag GTTCGTGACGTACGTATCATCTCAGATCGGAACTCACGCCGTTCTAAGGGCATTGCCTATGTGGAATTCTGTGAAATCCAGTCTGTGCCACTGGCCATTGGGCTAACTGGACAACGGTTGCTGGGAGTGCCTATCATTGTACAGGCTTCACAG GCAGAGAAAAACCGACTGGCAGCCATGGCCAACAACCTGCAAAAGGGCACTGGTGGACCAATGCGCCTCTACGTGGGTTCCCTGCACTTCAATATCACTGAAGACATGCTCCGAGGCATCTTTGAACCCTTTGGTAAA ATTGATAATATTGTCCTGATGAAGGACTCAGATACAGGCCGCTCTAAAGGTTATGGTTTCATCACG TTCTCTGACTCTGAGTGTGCCCGGCGGGCCCTGGAACAGTTGAATGGCTTTGAGCTTGCTGGTCGACCTATGAGGGTTGGCCATGTGACTGAGCGACTGGATGGTGGCACAGACATCACTTTCCCTGATGGGGACCAGGAGCTGGATCTGGGATCAGCAGGTGGACGTTTGCAGCTTATGGCCAAACTGGCAGAAG GCTCTGGAATCCAACTGCCAActaccactgctgctgctgctgctgccgccgcccaAGCTGCTACCTTACAACTGAATGGAGCAGTTCCCTTGGGCGCCCTGAACCCAGCAGCTCTGACTG CTCTGAGTCCAGCCCTGAACCTTGCCTCCCAGTGCTTCCAGCTCTCCAGCCTCTTTACCCCTCAGACCAT GTAA
- the RBM23 gene encoding putative RNA-binding protein 23 isoform X3 yields the protein MASDDFDIVIEAMLEAPYKKEEDEQQRKEVKKNYPSNTTSSTSNSGNGTSGSSTIRETSKKKRSRSHSRSRDRKRSRSRDRDQHRRRNSQSRSRDRQHRHRSRSWDRRHSESRSRDHRREDRVRYRSPPLPTGHRYGHSKSPHFREKSPVREPIDNLSPEERDARTVFCMQLAARIRPRDLEDFFSAVGKVRDVRIISDRNSRRSKGIAYVEFCEIQSVPLAIGLTGQRLLGVPIIVQASQAEKNRLAAMANNLQKGTGGPMRLYVGSLHFNITEDMLRGIFEPFGKIDNIVLMKDSDTGRSKGYGFITFSDSECARRALEQLNGFELAGRPMRVGHVTERLDGGTDITFPDGDQELDLGSAGGRLQLMAKLAEGSGIQLPTTTAAAAAAAAQAATLQLNGAVPLGALNPAALTALSPALNLASQCFQLSSLFTPQTM from the exons ATGGCATCCGATGACTTTGATATAGTGATTGAGGCCATGCTGGAAGCTCCCTATAAAAAAGAAGAG GATGAGCAACAAAGGAAAGAAGTCAAAAAGAATTATCCTAGCAATACCACCAGCAGCACCAGCAACAGTGGCAATGGGACCAGTGGAAGCAGCACCATCAGGGAGACAAGCAA GAAGAAGAGGAGTCGGAGCCATAGTAGAAGCAGGGATAGAAAGCGCAG TCGTAGTCGAGACCGGGATCAGCATAGACGGAGAAACAGTCAGAGTCGAAGTCGAGATCGGCAGCATCGTCACCGTAGCCGTAGCTGGGATCGTCGACATAGTGAGTCACGAAGTCGGGACCATCGTCGTGAGGATCGTGTGCGCTACAGGAGTCCTCCACTTCCCACTGG CCATAGGTATGGACACAGTAAGAGTCCTCATTTCAGAGAGAAGAGCCCAGTCAG GGAGCCAATTGATAATCTGAGTCCTGAGGAGCGTGATGCCCGCACCGTTTTCTGTATGCAGTTAGCTGCCCGCATTAGGCCTCGAGACCTGGAGGACTTTTTCTCTGCTGTAGGcaag GTTCGTGACGTACGTATCATCTCAGATCGGAACTCACGCCGTTCTAAGGGCATTGCCTATGTGGAATTCTGTGAAATCCAGTCTGTGCCACTGGCCATTGGGCTAACTGGACAACGGTTGCTGGGAGTGCCTATCATTGTACAGGCTTCACAG GCAGAGAAAAACCGACTGGCAGCCATGGCCAACAACCTGCAAAAGGGCACTGGTGGACCAATGCGCCTCTACGTGGGTTCCCTGCACTTCAATATCACTGAAGACATGCTCCGAGGCATCTTTGAACCCTTTGGTAAA ATTGATAATATTGTCCTGATGAAGGACTCAGATACAGGCCGCTCTAAAGGTTATGGTTTCATCACG TTCTCTGACTCTGAGTGTGCCCGGCGGGCCCTGGAACAGTTGAATGGCTTTGAGCTTGCTGGTCGACCTATGAGGGTTGGCCATGTGACTGAGCGACTGGATGGTGGCACAGACATCACTTTCCCTGATGGGGACCAGGAGCTGGATCTGGGATCAGCAGGTGGACGTTTGCAGCTTATGGCCAAACTGGCAGAAG GCTCTGGAATCCAACTGCCAActaccactgctgctgctgctgctgccgccgcccaAGCTGCTACCTTACAACTGAATGGAGCAGTTCCCTTGGGCGCCCTGAACCCAGCAGCTCTGACTG CTCTGAGTCCAGCCCTGAACCTTGCCTCCCAGTGCTTCCAGCTCTCCAGCCTCTTTACCCCTCAGACCAT GTAA
- the RBM23 gene encoding putative RNA-binding protein 23 isoform X6: MASDDFDIVIEAMLEAPYKKEEDEQQRKEVKKNYPSNTTSSTSNSGNGTSGSSTIRETSNRSRDRDQHRRRNSQSRSRDRQHRHRSRSWDRRHSESRSRDHRREDRVRYRSPPLPTGHRYGHSKSPHFREKSPVREPIDNLSPEERDARTVFCMQLAARIRPRDLEDFFSAVGKVRDVRIISDRNSRRSKGIAYVEFCEIQSVPLAIGLTGQRLLGVPIIVQASQAEKNRLAAMANNLQKGTGGPMRLYVGSLHFNITEDMLRGIFEPFGKIDNIVLMKDSDTGRSKGYGFITFSDSECARRALEQLNGFELAGRPMRVGHVTERLDGGTDITFPDGDQELDLGSAGGRLQLMAKLAEGSGIQLPTTTAAAAAAAAQAATLQLNGAVPLGALNPAALTALSPALNLASQCFQLSSLFTPQTM; the protein is encoded by the exons ATGGCATCCGATGACTTTGATATAGTGATTGAGGCCATGCTGGAAGCTCCCTATAAAAAAGAAGAG GATGAGCAACAAAGGAAAGAAGTCAAAAAGAATTATCCTAGCAATACCACCAGCAGCACCAGCAACAGTGGCAATGGGACCAGTGGAAGCAGCACCATCAGGGAGACAAGCAA TCGTAGTCGAGACCGGGATCAGCATAGACGGAGAAACAGTCAGAGTCGAAGTCGAGATCGGCAGCATCGTCACCGTAGCCGTAGCTGGGATCGTCGACATAGTGAGTCACGAAGTCGGGACCATCGTCGTGAGGATCGTGTGCGCTACAGGAGTCCTCCACTTCCCACTGG CCATAGGTATGGACACAGTAAGAGTCCTCATTTCAGAGAGAAGAGCCCAGTCAG GGAGCCAATTGATAATCTGAGTCCTGAGGAGCGTGATGCCCGCACCGTTTTCTGTATGCAGTTAGCTGCCCGCATTAGGCCTCGAGACCTGGAGGACTTTTTCTCTGCTGTAGGcaag GTTCGTGACGTACGTATCATCTCAGATCGGAACTCACGCCGTTCTAAGGGCATTGCCTATGTGGAATTCTGTGAAATCCAGTCTGTGCCACTGGCCATTGGGCTAACTGGACAACGGTTGCTGGGAGTGCCTATCATTGTACAGGCTTCACAG GCAGAGAAAAACCGACTGGCAGCCATGGCCAACAACCTGCAAAAGGGCACTGGTGGACCAATGCGCCTCTACGTGGGTTCCCTGCACTTCAATATCACTGAAGACATGCTCCGAGGCATCTTTGAACCCTTTGGTAAA ATTGATAATATTGTCCTGATGAAGGACTCAGATACAGGCCGCTCTAAAGGTTATGGTTTCATCACG TTCTCTGACTCTGAGTGTGCCCGGCGGGCCCTGGAACAGTTGAATGGCTTTGAGCTTGCTGGTCGACCTATGAGGGTTGGCCATGTGACTGAGCGACTGGATGGTGGCACAGACATCACTTTCCCTGATGGGGACCAGGAGCTGGATCTGGGATCAGCAGGTGGACGTTTGCAGCTTATGGCCAAACTGGCAGAAG GCTCTGGAATCCAACTGCCAActaccactgctgctgctgctgctgccgccgcccaAGCTGCTACCTTACAACTGAATGGAGCAGTTCCCTTGGGCGCCCTGAACCCAGCAGCTCTGACTG CTCTGAGTCCAGCCCTGAACCTTGCCTCCCAGTGCTTCCAGCTCTCCAGCCTCTTTACCCCTCAGACCATGTGA